TGGTTAAGGTAACAGTTACGAACTAAAAGCTTATTATAGGACATTCTACTGGGATGAATATAATCCTTGTAGAATGTCTTTTTTATCGTATATGATTTAGGTAACAAAAGTCAATAAAACACCTATACAATATAGAGTACTTTATATTACCAATCTTGACATTATATAGAATGTTATATATAATATAGCCTATGATTTGAGCGAAAGACTAAATGCCAAAGTGTATATATTAAGGCCTTAGCTCAATTTTTTTAAATTTAATATCAGGAATATGTGAGAAGTCTAAGATTCCACACGGATGTTTGCTTTGTATAATTTATGATAACTTATGTCTTATTAGTTAATAGGAGAGTAAGCACCTATTCCTAGAAAAGGGAGGATGAATTTATGAAAAAGTTATTTGCTGTATTATGTACTGTACTTTTAGCTAGTGCGCTGTTGACTGGTTGTGGCACGAAAGATAAGAAAGATACCAACAAAGCGGCTAGCGATAAGAAGTGGATTGTAGCTACAGATACTGTGTTTAAGCCATTTGAGTATACGAATGAGAATAATGATTTTGTAGGTATTGATGTGGATTTACTGGCTGCAATCGCAGAGGATCAGGGCTTCCAGTATGAGTTACAAAGCCTTGGATGGGATGCTGCAGTGGCAGCTGTTCAGGCAGGTCAGGCTGATGCTATTATGGCAGGCGCAACAATCAAGCAGGAACGTATCGATTCTGGCTGGATTTTCTCAGATGGATATTTTGATGCAACACAGACCTTTGTTGTAGCTGCTGATAGTGATATAACTAGCTTTGAGGATTTAAGAGGTAAAAACGTTGCAGTAAAGAATGCAACAGCTGGAGCGGACTTTGCAAACAGCCTGAAAGATGAATATGGATTCACAGTTACCGTATTTGAAGATTCCCCTACAATGTACCAGGATGTAATTCTTGGAAATAGTGCTGCATGTGTGGAAGATACTCCAATCATGGCCGCTTCCATTAAGGAAGGAGACCTTAAGCTGAAAATACCGGAGGGCATGGAAAGTGAAGGCGCACCTTACGGTTTTGCAATCATGGATAAGGCTGATCAGGAATTACTGGATATGTTCAATGCAGGTCTTGCTAATATTAAAGCTAACGGAACCTATGATGAGATCCTGAATAAATATTTGAAATAATAGTGTACTTATTTTATGGACGTGGGAGACCTGAATAGGTTGCTCACGTTCTTATTCTCAGGCCGTATGAGATACGTAATATGAAGGGGAAGGTAAGCAATGATAACAATAATTCAAACCTATGGTTCGATGCTTCTGGGAGCATTGGGCAAGACTTTGCTACTCACACTATTATCCTTGTTTTTTGCAATGATAATAGGATTGATTTTTTCATTAATGAATGTTGGGAAGAATCGGTTCCTGAACTTTATTGGAGTTGTATATGTTGATGGTGTTCGCGGTGTTCCACTTATCGTATTGGCGTATTTTATTTATTTTGGCCTACCGGCAGGAATAAAGATGCTTGGAGCACAGGATTTTAGATTAACGGCATTACAAGCCGGAACGATAGCTCTTGCCATGAACTGTGGCGCTTATATGGCGGAAATAATTCGTGCGGGTATTGAAAGTGTTGATAAGGGACAGATGGAAGCCAGTAGAAGTCTTGGATTGAATTATCGTCTGAGCATGCAGACAATTGTACTACCGCAAGCGATTCGAACCATGATTCCTTCCATCATCAACCAGTTTATTATTACCTTAAAAGATACCTCCATATTATCTGTTATTGGATTCCCGGAATTAACCAATATGGGGAAAACTATTAGTGGTAACACGTTCAAGAGCCTGGAGACCTGGGCAATTGTTGGTGTAATGTATATGGTAGTAATCATAACCTTAAGTAAGGTTGCGAAAAGGGTTGAAAGGAGGATGAGCCGTGGAAGATAGAAAGACTATGATTCATGTAAAGAATTTGAAGAAAAGCTTTGGCTCCCTGGAAGTACTAAAAGATATTAGTATTGATATTTCCGAAGGCGAAGTAGTAGTATTACTGGGACCTTCCGGAAGCGGTAAATCTACCTTTCTCCGTTGTTTGAATCAATTAGAAATGGCTACTAGCGGAACGATTGTAGTTGATGGAAACCATGTCACCAGCAAGCATACCGATATTAATAAGGTACGTGAGAACATCGGCATGGTATTTCAGCATTTTAATCTATTTCCACACAAAACCGTTTTGCAGAATATCACTCATGCACCGATTAAGCTTAAGAAAATGACAAAGGACGAGGCAAAAGATAAGGCAATGCAATTACTTAGGCGTGTTGGAATGGAGTCGAAAGCGGATGTTTATCCGTCGCAGCTCTCGGGAGGACAAAAGCAGCGTGTGGCAATTGCAAGAGCACTTGCGATGAATCCGGACGTTATGCTTTTTGATGAACCTACATCTGCCTTGGATCCAGAAATGGTAGGTGAAGTACTTGCGGTCATGCAGGAACTGGTTGCAGATGGTATGACGATGGTGGTTGTAACACATGAAATTGGTTTTGCCAGGGAAGTAGCGGATCGGATCGTATTCATGGATGGGGGCTATATCGTCGAGCAGGGAACGCCAGAAGAAATAATCTTACATCCTAAGGAAGACAGAACAATTGATTTCTTAAATAAGGTTTTATAATCGGCTTTGGAGGGAAGTTCAATGAAAAAGATTATTACCATTAGCCGTGAATTTGGTGCCGGCGGAGGAGAGATAGGGCGAAATGTAGCGAAGGCTCTGAATTACGAATATTTCGATAAAGAGATAATTCTAAAGACTGCCAGAGAATACAATATTGATGTGAATAGCCTATTGAGATGGGATGAAAAGGTTCCGATGGATTTTGGGTTTGCTCAAAGCCTGTTTGATTTTTATAATAAGCCGTTAAGCGAAAAACTATTTGATGCCCAGAAACAAGTGATTAAACGGATTGGTGAAGCCGGTAATTGTGTTATTGTCGGACGTAATGCCAATACCATACTTAAGGAATTTGATTACGGACTTCATATATTCATCCATGCGGACCCTGGTTGGCGTCTGGAACGGATGAAGGCGAAAATGCCAGATGCGACTGAAGCAAAAATTAGTGAGGAAATGAGTAGGATAGATAAAATGCGCAGAAAATTCTGCTTTTACTATACTAATACGGAATTCGGGGTGGCAGATTATTATGATCTATGCCTGAATACATCAAAGCTTGGAATTGATGCCTGTGTGGATATCATATGTCACATTGCGAATCAATAATAGGAGTGATACTCCTGAATACTAATACCAGCATAAGAATACTGGCTGTTGTAAGATGAAGCCGCGGGATATTATGTTAAGTAATAATCCCTGACACTCATTTGACAACAGCCATTTTTAGATTATCGTATAAAATCGCATTGCTCCTATGTTTCATCTTGTATCAATCACTTTTTAAGAGCATTCGTTTGTATATTACTCATTTTCTGACAATTCTTCAAGTAAGCCAAGAATCTTTGGCGTACAGCGACGACCACCACAGGGTCCAGAACCGGCTCCGGTTGCCTTTTGCACTTCCTGTATTGATGTGGCACCCTCTCGAATTACTTTTTTTATAGTGGATCGGGGGATTCCCTTGCATATACATACCTTTGTCATCTTATCCAGAATTTCTGAATTTAAATCTGTGTTATCCATATACGTTCTCCTATTCTTGTATGAGGAATAGATACCTGTTAAATTCGCATCCTCTATGTTCCGTGTTATCATTCAAATCCAATATTAAGATTAATATGTATGAAGTAAGTTATCTGGCTTATAAAGATTACTCCTATTATTTTACCTCTTTCTTATGTTTTTATCCAGTGTTATCATCCAATTATTGAATATACATGATTTATTGAAGTTCTAGAAGCTCCGTACTATAGGGAGAATATTATCTGGATTCGTATCAGAAATTATGCTAATATAACTTAGTAGATCAATGAATTTTAATAGACGTACGAGGATGCTAACCCGATTTATATATGAAAGGAACTTAACATGGAGAGACAGGTTCGACTCGAAGAGATTTCTGATGGAAGAAAATATGGTTTGAATGATATGGTCAGAGCAGATTGTAATGGTTGTGAAGGATGCTCTGCATGCTGTCAGGGTATGGGGAATTCTATAACACTCGATCCCCTGGATATCTACAATTTAACCATCAACCTAAATATGACCTTCGAGGAGTTTTTGGCTGATAGAATTGAGTTAAGTGTAATAGATGGAATCATTCTGCCACATTTAAAAATGGTAGGTCATCAGGAGCGCTGCGTGTTCCTAAATGAGAAAGGCAGATGTGATATTCATGCGTTCCGACCGGGTATCTGTAGGTTATTTCCCCTTGGCAGGTGTTATGATGAGAATAACCTGTACTATATTCTGCAAATCCATGAATGTAAAAAAAGTACGAAATCAAAAGTAAAAGTCCAAAAGTGGATCGATATTCCTGATATTAAGAAAAATGAGCAGTTTATTTTAGAATGGCATAATTTAATGAAACGAGCAAGGAATATTATAGCGCAGGTAAATAATAATAAAATGAAAGAGCTGAATATGTTTCTGTTAAATACATTCTTTGTTACGCCATACGATCCCCAGACAGATTTTTATTCTCAGTTTCATGAGCGGCATAAAATGGCTCTGAGAAATGTGAATAATAGTTAGTTTATGATGATTAAGAATACGATTAAGACAGGAGGATTTAAAGGATGAAGAATCCAATTATTTGGTCAGACTTTCCGGACCCTGATGTTATTCGAGTGGAGGATACCTATTATATGATCAGCACCACCATGCATTTTATGCCGGGTGGTGTTATAATGCGATCATACGATTTGGTACACTGGGAGATCGTCAGCTATGTGTTTGATAAACTGGACAGCACCCCCGAACAGAAGCTGGAAGGAAAGCATGGCATTTACGGAAAAGGAATGTGGGCAGCATCTCTACGATATCATAAAGGGATGTATTACGTAGTGTTTGTAGCAAACGATACCGGAAAGACCTACTTGTATCAATCGGAAGATATTATGGGACCATGGCGGAAGCAGAATATAGAAGGCTTTTATCATGATTGTTCAATCTTGTTCGATGATGATGACAGAGTCTACATAGTATATGGAAATACACAGATTCATCTGACAGAATTGAAGTCAGATCTTACTGGCCCGAAACCAGGCGGACTAAACCGTATTATTATTACTGATAATAATGATGTCGATTTAGGCTATGAAGGGTCACATTTATATAAAATTAATGGGAAATACTATATTTTTATGATACACTGGCTTTCCACAGGATCAAAGAGAAGAACAGAAAGCTGTTATGTATCCGACTCTCTGGAAGGGGAATTTATCGGAAAAGATGTAGTGGATGATGATATGAATTACCACAATTCAGGTGTTGCTCAGGGTGGAATAGTCGACACACCGGACGGAGAGTGGTATGCTATGTTATTCCAGGATCATGGAGCGGTAGGACGTATTCCTGTCTTAATTCCTGTTCATTGGGAAGATGATTTCCCTGTATTCGGAGAAAATGGCAAAGTGCCAATTGAAGTGGATGTAAGAAGTAGCCGTCCTAATTACGAGTATGAGCCATTGATGAGCAGTGATGATTTTCACTATATCCCCGATAAAGAGGGAAGAGTCAGTTTAAAGAAAGTATGGCAGTGGAATCATGAACCGATTCACCAGCTATGGTCTGTAACCGAGAGACCCGGGGCATATCGCATTTATTCAGGAAAGCTAAGTTCCAATGTTCAGCTCGCTCAAAATACCTTGACTCAACGTATGTTCGGCCCTGAGTGTGAGGCGAT
The nucleotide sequence above comes from Variimorphobacter saccharofermentans. Encoded proteins:
- a CDS encoding transporter substrate-binding domain-containing protein: MKKLFAVLCTVLLASALLTGCGTKDKKDTNKAASDKKWIVATDTVFKPFEYTNENNDFVGIDVDLLAAIAEDQGFQYELQSLGWDAAVAAVQAGQADAIMAGATIKQERIDSGWIFSDGYFDATQTFVVAADSDITSFEDLRGKNVAVKNATAGADFANSLKDEYGFTVTVFEDSPTMYQDVILGNSAACVEDTPIMAASIKEGDLKLKIPEGMESEGAPYGFAIMDKADQELLDMFNAGLANIKANGTYDEILNKYLK
- a CDS encoding amino acid ABC transporter ATP-binding protein produces the protein MIHVKNLKKSFGSLEVLKDISIDISEGEVVVLLGPSGSGKSTFLRCLNQLEMATSGTIVVDGNHVTSKHTDINKVRENIGMVFQHFNLFPHKTVLQNITHAPIKLKKMTKDEAKDKAMQLLRRVGMESKADVYPSQLSGGQKQRVAIARALAMNPDVMLFDEPTSALDPEMVGEVLAVMQELVADGMTMVVVTHEIGFAREVADRIVFMDGGYIVEQGTPEEIILHPKEDRTIDFLNKVL
- a CDS encoding (2Fe-2S)-binding protein, with product MDNTDLNSEILDKMTKVCICKGIPRSTIKKVIREGATSIQEVQKATGAGSGPCGGRRCTPKILGLLEELSENE
- a CDS encoding amino acid ABC transporter permease; the protein is MITIIQTYGSMLLGALGKTLLLTLLSLFFAMIIGLIFSLMNVGKNRFLNFIGVVYVDGVRGVPLIVLAYFIYFGLPAGIKMLGAQDFRLTALQAGTIALAMNCGAYMAEIIRAGIESVDKGQMEASRSLGLNYRLSMQTIVLPQAIRTMIPSIINQFIITLKDTSILSVIGFPELTNMGKTISGNTFKSLETWAIVGVMYMVVIITLSKVAKRVERRMSRGR
- a CDS encoding YkgJ family cysteine cluster protein, whose protein sequence is MERQVRLEEISDGRKYGLNDMVRADCNGCEGCSACCQGMGNSITLDPLDIYNLTINLNMTFEEFLADRIELSVIDGIILPHLKMVGHQERCVFLNEKGRCDIHAFRPGICRLFPLGRCYDENNLYYILQIHECKKSTKSKVKVQKWIDIPDIKKNEQFILEWHNLMKRARNIIAQVNNNKMKELNMFLLNTFFVTPYDPQTDFYSQFHERHKMALRNVNNS
- a CDS encoding cytidylate kinase-like family protein, with the translated sequence MKKIITISREFGAGGGEIGRNVAKALNYEYFDKEIILKTAREYNIDVNSLLRWDEKVPMDFGFAQSLFDFYNKPLSEKLFDAQKQVIKRIGEAGNCVIVGRNANTILKEFDYGLHIFIHADPGWRLERMKAKMPDATEAKISEEMSRIDKMRRKFCFYYTNTEFGVADYYDLCLNTSKLGIDACVDIICHIANQ
- a CDS encoding glycoside hydrolase family 43 protein, which encodes MKNPIIWSDFPDPDVIRVEDTYYMISTTMHFMPGGVIMRSYDLVHWEIVSYVFDKLDSTPEQKLEGKHGIYGKGMWAASLRYHKGMYYVVFVANDTGKTYLYQSEDIMGPWRKQNIEGFYHDCSILFDDDDRVYIVYGNTQIHLTELKSDLTGPKPGGLNRIIITDNNDVDLGYEGSHLYKINGKYYIFMIHWLSTGSKRRTESCYVSDSLEGEFIGKDVVDDDMNYHNSGVAQGGIVDTPDGEWYAMLFQDHGAVGRIPVLIPVHWEDDFPVFGENGKVPIEVDVRSSRPNYEYEPLMSSDDFHYIPDKEGRVSLKKVWQWNHEPIHQLWSVTERPGAYRIYSGKLSSNVQLAQNTLTQRMFGPECEAMVTVDGSALRDGDFAGICALQGCYGWIALTKENGAYYLVMRAKELDPADGIWGNPEGDQNPGVEFGRVPLDTNRIRLKLRANFVDNIDEVNFYYEKDGEWLKLGITHKLYFRLDHFVGCRVGLFLFSTNETGGMAEFEDFAYNII